ATCGATCCTTGTGTAAATGAACTGACGCTGCCGCACACGCAGACAGCAAACCGCTCACTCCCAATCCAGCGCCCCTTTTTTCCACTCATAGACAAAGCCCACGGTGAGGATGGCCAAGAACATCATGCCGGCTAAAAAGCCGGTGAAGCCGATTTCGCTGAACGCCACCGCCCATGGGAACAGAAAAGCGATCTCGAGGTCAAAGAGGATGAAGAGAATGGCGACGAGGTAATAGCGTACGTCGAATTTCATGCGCGCGTCTTCGAAAGCTTCGAAGCCGCATTCGTAGGGGGAGTTTTTCTCGGGGTCGGGCCGGTTGGGCCCCAGAACGTAGCCGATCAACTGCGGCAACACGCCCACTGCGAGACCGACCAGAATAAACAAGAGTACGGGCAGGTAAAGCTCTAGATTCATCTTGATGTCTCTCTAAAACTCGCGCGCTCCACTAGACCCACGCTGGGCGCGTTGGGCGCGGCTCGGTTTTTACATGATTGGTGCCGACGGCGAGACTCGAACTCGCACAGCTTTCGCCACTACCCCCTCAAGATAGCGTGTCTACCAATTTCACCACGTCGGCTTAAATCTTGGATGCATCCAGCTTGGCTGGAGGAGCT
This sequence is a window from Serpentinimonas maccroryi. Protein-coding genes within it:
- a CDS encoding NADH-quinone oxidoreductase subunit A, giving the protein MNLELYLPVLLFILVGLAVGVLPQLIGYVLGPNRPDPEKNSPYECGFEAFEDARMKFDVRYYLVAILFILFDLEIAFLFPWAVAFSEIGFTGFLAGMMFLAILTVGFVYEWKKGALDWE